The following are encoded together in the Kineosporiaceae bacterium genome:
- a CDS encoding nucleotidyltransferase family protein: MTEPAAAPAALRPPRGERAVGLVLAAGAGRRMGGPKALVMDPEGQPWVVRAARTLCEGGCAGLVVVVGAEADRVATVVNRAFDRDVTTVYAAGWDRGMGASLRTGLDAVRRLFPEAPAVLVGLVDTPGVNAAVVRRVLGAASISPSSLARAQYHGAPGHPVLLGREHWAGIEGAADGDVGARSYLADRLRAADGALALIECGDLADGADIDHPPA; this comes from the coding sequence ATGACCGAGCCCGCAGCCGCACCTGCGGCTCTCCGCCCACCTCGGGGCGAACGTGCCGTGGGGCTCGTCCTGGCGGCGGGCGCCGGTCGGCGCATGGGGGGTCCCAAGGCCTTGGTGATGGACCCCGAAGGCCAGCCCTGGGTGGTCCGTGCGGCACGGACCCTCTGCGAGGGGGGGTGTGCCGGCCTGGTCGTCGTGGTCGGCGCCGAGGCCGATCGCGTGGCGACGGTCGTGAACCGCGCCTTCGACCGTGACGTGACCACGGTCTATGCCGCGGGCTGGGATCGCGGGATGGGTGCGTCGCTACGAACCGGGTTGGACGCCGTCCGCCGACTGTTCCCCGAGGCCCCGGCGGTGCTGGTCGGGCTGGTCGACACCCCGGGGGTGAACGCCGCGGTCGTCCGGCGAGTGCTCGGCGCCGCCTCGATCTCGCCGTCCAGTCTGGCGCGGGCGCAGTATCACGGCGCACCGGGGCATCCGGTGCTGCTCGGCCGCGAGCACTGGGCGGGCATCGAGGGTGCCGCGGACGGCGATGTGGGCGCGCGGTCCTACCTGGCCGATCGCCTCCGGGCCGCCGACGGCGCACTCGCCCTGATCGAGTGCGGCGATCTGGCGGACGGCGCCGACATCGACCACCCACCGGCCTGA
- a CDS encoding beta-glucosidase: MSGLPPGFVWGAATSAFQIEGAADQRGQSIWDTFCHEPGRIRDGSDASVACDHVHRYAEDVGLLRTLGVDAYRFSIAWPRVQPTGQGPLDPKGLAFYDRLLDELLGAGIDPWITLYHWDLPQTLQNLGGWPVREVADRFADYAVAVHAALGDRVRNWTTLNEPWCSAWLGYASGHHAPGATDIGLAAKAAHHLLLAHGQAVIGMRAQAPADHALGIVLNLGSYRAADSLPPPEVEQVQAAVTELDGVHTRWWLDALLLGTYPQDTYTALAPHLDGVVADGDLDVISQPVDFLGVNYYSDQLVQPRERGGSVPVPELTEAAAVSLVAGGPGATTMGWPVTPDGLRVLLRRVSENYPPIPLVVTENGSAWHDSRSALQVREGTPPPPIPDPPRVAYLRAHLAALAAAAQQGVDVQGYFAWSLLDNFEWGYGYTQRFGLVRVDFDTGDRRIRSSFETYRALIAAQRAG; this comes from the coding sequence CTGTCCGGTTTGCCGCCGGGGTTCGTCTGGGGTGCGGCCACCTCGGCGTTCCAGATCGAAGGGGCGGCAGATCAACGCGGCCAGTCCATCTGGGACACCTTCTGTCACGAGCCCGGCCGGATCCGCGACGGCAGCGATGCCTCGGTGGCCTGCGACCACGTCCACCGCTACGCCGAGGACGTCGGCCTGCTGCGCACGCTCGGCGTGGACGCCTATCGGTTCTCCATCGCCTGGCCCCGGGTGCAGCCCACCGGCCAGGGGCCGCTGGACCCGAAGGGCCTGGCGTTCTACGACCGGCTGCTCGACGAACTGCTCGGCGCCGGGATCGACCCCTGGATCACGCTCTACCACTGGGATCTACCGCAGACGCTGCAGAACCTGGGCGGCTGGCCGGTGCGCGAGGTGGCCGACCGGTTCGCCGACTACGCGGTCGCGGTGCACGCCGCCCTCGGTGACCGGGTACGCAACTGGACGACGCTGAACGAGCCCTGGTGCTCGGCCTGGCTGGGTTACGCCTCGGGGCATCACGCACCCGGTGCGACGGACATCGGTCTGGCCGCCAAGGCCGCCCATCACCTGTTGTTGGCGCACGGCCAGGCCGTGATCGGCATGCGCGCTCAGGCGCCGGCCGACCACGCTCTCGGCATCGTGCTCAATCTGGGTTCGTATCGCGCCGCCGATTCGCTGCCTCCTCCGGAGGTGGAGCAGGTCCAGGCAGCCGTGACCGAACTCGACGGGGTGCACACGCGCTGGTGGCTCGACGCCCTGCTGCTGGGCACCTACCCCCAGGACACCTACACCGCGCTGGCCCCTCACCTGGACGGCGTGGTCGCCGACGGCGACCTGGACGTCATCTCCCAGCCCGTGGACTTCCTGGGCGTGAACTACTACAGCGATCAGCTGGTGCAACCGCGTGAGCGGGGCGGATCGGTTCCGGTGCCCGAGCTGACCGAGGCTGCCGCGGTCTCGCTGGTCGCCGGTGGCCCGGGTGCCACCACGATGGGCTGGCCGGTCACCCCGGACGGGCTGCGCGTGCTGTTGCGCCGGGTCAGTGAGAACTACCCGCCGATCCCGTTGGTCGTCACCGAGAACGGTTCGGCCTGGCACGACAGTCGGTCGGCATTGCAGGTGCGCGAGGGCACACCGCCGCCACCGATCCCCGACCCGCCGCGGGTCGCCTACCTGCGAGCCCACCTGGCGGCTCTGGCCGCCGCGGCCCAGCAGGGTGTCGACGTGCAGGGGTACTTCGCCTGGTCGTTGCTCGACAACTTCGAATGGGGCTACGGGTACACCCAACGCTTCGGGTTGGTCCGAGTCGACTTCGACACCGGTGACCGGCGCATCCGGTCGAGTTTCGAGACCTACCGGGCCTTGATCGCGGCTCAGCGCGCCGGCTGA
- a CDS encoding MoaD/ThiS family protein: MQVTVRYFAGARAAAGVDQEKIELDGAASSAAPQGIPTLTDLARVLGQRHGPDLDRVLTACSFLLDEVAGSRERPLRDGAQVDVLPPFAGG; encoded by the coding sequence ATGCAGGTGACCGTGCGGTACTTCGCCGGGGCGCGGGCTGCCGCGGGCGTCGATCAGGAGAAGATCGAGCTGGACGGCGCCGCGAGTTCGGCTGCGCCCCAGGGCATCCCGACCCTCACCGACCTGGCACGCGTGTTGGGGCAACGACACGGGCCCGACCTGGACCGGGTGTTGACAGCATGCTCGTTCCTGCTCGACGAGGTGGCCGGCTCCCGCGAGCGACCGCTGCGCGACGGAGCCCAGGTCGACGTACTCCCCCCCTTCGCCGGCGGCTGA
- the moaA gene encoding GTP 3',8-cyclase MoaA — protein MTRPLSISPLGTAPRSGRGAQGQRPARPQDSRLIDGFGRIATDLRVSLTDRCNLRCTYCMPAEGLDWMADERLLSDDELIRLITVAVTRLGVEEVRFTGGEPLLRKGLERILAATTALRTASGGVPQTALTTNGLGLERRADALVAAGLHRINVSLDTLDRARFIRIAHRDRLDDVLAGLQAAADAGLAPVKVNTVLLRGVNEDEAAGLLGWAVGQGYELRFIEQMPLDAQGSWERTEMITAAEILDALRREFTLVPTGAAARGAAPAETWIVDGEAGRTPSGDQARVGIVASVTRPFCGDCDRTRLTADGQVRTCLFSRTETDLRALLRNGADDEQVAQAWRTAMWGKLAGHDIDDPSFLQPDRPMSAIGG, from the coding sequence ATGACCCGACCTTTGAGCATCTCCCCGCTGGGCACCGCCCCGCGGAGCGGCCGAGGCGCCCAGGGTCAGCGCCCGGCCCGGCCGCAGGACTCCCGTTTGATCGACGGCTTCGGCCGCATCGCCACCGACCTGCGGGTGAGCCTCACCGATCGGTGCAATCTGCGCTGCACCTATTGCATGCCGGCCGAGGGGCTCGATTGGATGGCCGACGAGCGCCTGCTGAGCGACGACGAGCTGATCCGGCTGATCACTGTCGCCGTCACCCGACTGGGCGTCGAAGAAGTACGTTTCACCGGCGGAGAGCCCTTGCTGCGCAAGGGATTGGAGCGCATCCTCGCTGCCACCACCGCACTGCGAACCGCCTCGGGCGGGGTGCCACAGACGGCGCTGACCACCAACGGCCTGGGGCTGGAACGGCGGGCCGACGCGCTGGTGGCCGCCGGCCTGCACCGGATCAACGTCAGTCTGGACACGCTGGACCGAGCCCGATTCATCCGGATCGCGCACCGGGATCGGCTGGACGACGTGCTGGCCGGGCTGCAGGCCGCCGCCGACGCCGGACTGGCCCCGGTCAAGGTCAACACGGTGCTGTTGCGCGGTGTGAACGAGGACGAGGCCGCCGGGCTGCTCGGCTGGGCCGTCGGCCAGGGCTACGAACTGCGGTTCATCGAGCAGATGCCGCTGGATGCCCAGGGGTCGTGGGAACGCACCGAGATGATCACCGCTGCCGAGATCCTCGACGCGTTGCGCCGCGAGTTCACGTTGGTGCCCACCGGCGCGGCAGCCCGCGGAGCGGCCCCCGCCGAGACCTGGATCGTGGACGGCGAGGCCGGGCGGACGCCGTCCGGGGATCAGGCCCGGGTCGGCATCGTGGCCTCGGTGACCCGCCCGTTCTGCGGCGACTGCGACCGCACCCGGCTCACCGCCGACGGCCAGGTGCGCACCTGCCTGTTCTCACGCACCGAGACCGACCTGCGTGCCCTGCTACGAAACGGTGCGGACGATGAGCAGGTTGCCCAGGCCTGGCGAACGGCCATGTGGGGCAAGCTCGCCGGGCACGACATCGACGACCCGTCGTTCCTGCAGCCCGACCGGCCCATGAGTGCGATCGGTGGCTGA
- a CDS encoding GcvT family protein has protein sequence MASLLSSTRGRRRFSCVSLPTPPEPTVSPLPARARVVVIGGGVIGTSVAYHLAAEGWADDVVLLERDRLTSGTTWHAAGLMVTFGSTSHTSTRLRQYTRDLYSRLEAETGQSTGFAPVGFIEVAGDPGRLEEYRRVSTFNRHVGVDVHEITPAEVAELWPLARTDDLLAGFYVEQDGRANPVDVTMALAKGARQRGARLIEGVSVSSVIIEHPGTPRARVRGVRTSAGDIECEVVINCAGMWARQLAEANGIALPLQAAEHYYLITEDIDGVHPGLPVLEDPSTYGYIREETGGLMVGLFEGVAAPWSVPAVPQDFSFGQITPDWDRMGPYVEAAMSRVPATLDAGIRTFFCGPESFTPDLSPLFGEVPEVANYYVAAGLNSIGILTGGGIGRAMAHWVIAGEPDVDITAMDVARLQPFQTTPSYRRDRTAESLGLVYACHYPNRDKATARGAKRSPVHDRLAAAGASFRDVSGWEGADWYDPVAAASGTTPDAGPLTFGRPAWFANWAAEHHAVRDGVGLMDMSFMAKFLVQGRDAGAVLDHLSAGHVDVPLTNLPTGQGRVTYTQWLDAAGHLQADLTVTKLDDERFWVVASDTAHRHVETMMRRALGFGRFADAHATLTDVTSGWAQLNVQGPRSRDLLAGLTSTDLSNEAFAFRAAGFIDLGYARVLCLRITYLGELGYELYIPSEHAVDVYDRIVSAGAGFGLRHTGLKALSSLRLEKGYRDYGHDIDNTDTVVEAGLGFAVALTRPDGTARDFVGRAAVEAQKAAGVPSSRLVQVLLRDPEALMYHAEVLLRNGIEVGYLRAASYGHTVGGAVGLAMVSSPDGVPVTSDWLAEGTWHVDIAGRCHPATISLRPLYDPTSSRVRN, from the coding sequence ATGGCGTCACTGCTCTCATCGACGCGGGGACGCCGTAGATTCTCCTGCGTGAGCCTGCCGACGCCGCCAGAACCCACCGTCTCACCACTGCCCGCCCGGGCCCGGGTGGTCGTGATCGGGGGCGGGGTGATCGGCACCTCGGTCGCCTATCACCTGGCCGCCGAGGGGTGGGCCGACGACGTCGTCCTGCTCGAGCGGGACCGGCTCACCTCGGGGACGACGTGGCACGCCGCGGGGTTGATGGTCACCTTCGGGTCGACGTCACACACCTCGACCCGGCTGCGGCAGTACACCCGCGACCTGTACTCGCGCCTCGAGGCCGAGACCGGTCAGTCCACCGGCTTCGCCCCGGTCGGCTTCATCGAGGTGGCGGGCGACCCGGGCCGGCTCGAGGAGTACCGCCGGGTCTCGACCTTCAACCGGCACGTCGGGGTCGACGTCCACGAGATCACGCCCGCCGAGGTGGCCGAGCTGTGGCCGTTGGCACGCACCGACGATCTGCTCGCCGGGTTCTATGTCGAACAGGACGGCCGGGCCAACCCGGTCGATGTGACGATGGCCCTGGCCAAGGGGGCGCGCCAGCGCGGTGCCCGACTCATCGAGGGCGTCAGCGTCAGCTCGGTGATCATCGAGCACCCGGGGACGCCGCGAGCCCGAGTGCGGGGGGTGCGCACCAGCGCGGGCGACATCGAGTGCGAGGTGGTGATCAACTGCGCCGGAATGTGGGCCAGGCAGTTGGCCGAGGCCAATGGCATCGCCTTGCCGCTGCAGGCCGCCGAGCACTACTACCTGATCACCGAGGACATCGACGGCGTGCACCCCGGGCTACCGGTGCTCGAAGACCCCTCGACCTACGGCTACATCCGCGAGGAGACCGGCGGCCTGATGGTCGGCCTGTTCGAGGGTGTGGCCGCCCCGTGGTCGGTTCCCGCTGTGCCGCAGGACTTCTCGTTCGGTCAGATCACACCCGACTGGGACCGGATGGGTCCCTACGTCGAGGCCGCGATGAGCCGGGTCCCCGCCACCCTGGACGCCGGGATCCGTACCTTCTTCTGCGGCCCGGAGTCGTTCACACCCGACCTGTCACCCTTGTTCGGCGAGGTGCCCGAGGTTGCGAACTATTACGTGGCAGCGGGTTTGAACTCGATCGGCATCCTCACCGGCGGCGGGATCGGCCGGGCGATGGCGCACTGGGTGATCGCCGGCGAGCCGGACGTCGACATCACGGCGATGGATGTCGCCCGGCTGCAACCGTTCCAGACCACCCCGTCCTACCGGCGTGACCGCACCGCCGAGAGCCTCGGCCTGGTGTACGCCTGTCACTACCCCAACCGCGACAAGGCCACGGCCCGCGGTGCCAAGCGCTCCCCCGTGCACGATCGGCTGGCCGCGGCCGGGGCGTCGTTCCGCGACGTCTCGGGCTGGGAGGGCGCCGACTGGTACGACCCGGTCGCCGCGGCGTCCGGGACCACACCGGACGCCGGACCGCTCACCTTCGGGCGGCCGGCCTGGTTCGCGAACTGGGCCGCCGAACATCACGCGGTGCGTGACGGTGTCGGCCTGATGGACATGAGTTTCATGGCGAAGTTCCTGGTGCAGGGCCGCGATGCCGGCGCCGTCCTGGACCACCTGTCCGCCGGCCACGTGGACGTGCCGCTCACGAACCTGCCGACCGGGCAGGGCCGGGTGACCTACACCCAGTGGCTGGACGCCGCGGGCCACCTGCAGGCCGACCTGACCGTCACCAAGCTCGACGACGAGCGCTTCTGGGTCGTCGCCTCCGACACCGCCCACCGGCATGTCGAGACGATGATGCGCCGTGCACTGGGCTTCGGACGCTTCGCCGACGCCCACGCCACCCTCACCGACGTGACCTCGGGGTGGGCGCAGCTCAATGTGCAGGGGCCCCGATCCCGCGACCTGCTGGCAGGCCTGACCTCGACCGACCTGTCGAACGAGGCCTTCGCCTTCCGCGCAGCAGGTTTCATCGACCTCGGCTACGCCCGCGTGTTGTGCCTGCGGATCACCTACCTGGGCGAGCTGGGCTACGAGCTGTACATCCCGTCCGAGCACGCCGTCGACGTGTACGACCGAATCGTTTCGGCGGGAGCGGGTTTCGGATTGCGCCACACCGGGTTGAAGGCGCTGTCGAGCCTTCGCCTCGAAAAGGGGTACCGCGACTACGGGCACGACATCGACAACACCGACACCGTGGTCGAGGCCGGACTCGGCTTCGCCGTCGCCCTCACCCGGCCGGACGGCACGGCCCGCGACTTCGTGGGGCGGGCGGCGGTCGAGGCACAGAAGGCGGCCGGCGTCCCGTCGTCCCGCCTGGTACAGGTGTTGCTGCGCGACCCTGAAGCGTTGATGTACCACGCAGAGGTGTTGCTGCGCAACGGAATCGAGGTCGGCTACCTGCGCGCCGCCTCGTACGGGCACACCGTGGGCGGCGCCGTCGGCCTGGCGATGGTCAGCTCGCCGGACGGCGTCCCGGTGACCTCGGACTGGCTGGCCGAGGGCACCTGGCACGTCGACATCGCCGGCAGGTGCCACCCGGCGACGATCTCGCTGCGGCCGCTGTACGACCCGACCTCATCGCGCGTGCGCAACTGA
- a CDS encoding PhzF family phenazine biosynthesis protein, protein MRRTFMQVDVFTAEPYRGNPVAVVLDGTGLSTEAMQAFARWTNLSETTFVLPASTPQADYAVRIFTPVQELPFAGHPTLGTCHAWLAAGAGSPPTNGIVVQECLAGLVPVRSTLDGLAFAAPPQVRSGPVDSADLTRIARELGIKKGDIRSSQWVDNGPGWVAVELADPEAVLALAPRTISFDIGVVAFHPEGSETLYEVRAFFPKDGVAIEDPVTGSLNASLAQWFIGEGRAKAPYIASQGAAVGRRGRAVITQDDDGTIWVGGGTVTCISGSVEL, encoded by the coding sequence ATGCGACGCACGTTCATGCAGGTCGATGTGTTCACCGCCGAGCCATATCGGGGCAACCCGGTGGCCGTGGTGCTGGACGGCACAGGCCTGTCGACGGAGGCCATGCAAGCGTTCGCACGGTGGACGAACCTGTCCGAGACCACCTTCGTGCTGCCTGCCTCCACACCGCAGGCCGACTACGCAGTGCGCATCTTCACCCCGGTCCAGGAGCTGCCATTCGCCGGCCACCCGACATTGGGAACGTGCCACGCCTGGCTCGCTGCGGGTGCAGGCAGCCCGCCGACCAACGGCATCGTGGTCCAGGAGTGTCTCGCCGGGCTGGTGCCGGTGCGTAGCACCCTCGACGGATTGGCCTTCGCCGCTCCCCCTCAGGTGCGTTCCGGCCCGGTGGATTCCGCCGACCTCACCCGGATCGCCCGCGAGCTGGGCATCAAGAAGGGCGACATCCGCAGCTCGCAATGGGTCGACAACGGCCCCGGCTGGGTGGCGGTCGAACTGGCGGACCCCGAGGCCGTGCTCGCGCTCGCACCGCGGACCATCAGCTTCGACATCGGCGTGGTCGCCTTCCACCCCGAGGGCTCCGAGACCCTCTACGAGGTGCGGGCGTTCTTCCCCAAGGACGGCGTCGCCATCGAGGACCCGGTCACCGGAAGCCTCAATGCCTCACTGGCGCAATGGTTCATCGGCGAAGGCAGGGCGAAGGCGCCCTACATCGCCTCGCAGGGAGCGGCTGTCGGCCGACGCGGTCGCGCGGTGATCACTCAGGACGACGACGGCACCATCTGGGTCGGTGGCGGAACGGTCACCTGTATCAGCGGTTCGGTCGAGCTCTAG
- the xylB gene encoding xylulokinase: MALVAGIDSSTQSCKVVIRDAETGALVRDGRASHPDGTEVDPAHWWRALHEAVTAAGGLEDVAAIAVGAQQHGMVTLDEAGDVVRPALLWNDTRSAPQARRLTDELGGPQAWADGVGSVPVASFTVTKLAWVAEHEPDAAARVAGVCLPHDWLTWKLAGATGLDALTTDRGDASGTGYYSPAKSAYRRDILTAALGHDATLPRVLGPTDLAGTSAAQPISTGALLGPGTGDNMAAALGVGAEPGDVIVSIGTSGVVSAVASVPAADPSGAVAGFADATGRYLPLVCTLNAARVLDATARLLGVDLATLSDLALQAPPGSGGLVLVPYLEGERTPNRPDATGAIHGLRLETATPAHIARAAVEGLLCGLADGLDALRAQGATIQRVLLVGGGARSAALRAIAPSVMGHPVVVPPPGEYVADGAARQAAWVLATAAGQAGDPPSWQVAGTQTFEGTPTPAVRERYAEVRDMTAVQPAR, encoded by the coding sequence ATGGCACTCGTGGCAGGGATCGACTCCTCGACCCAGTCCTGCAAGGTCGTGATCCGCGACGCCGAGACCGGCGCCCTGGTGCGCGATGGCCGGGCGTCCCACCCCGACGGCACCGAAGTCGACCCCGCACATTGGTGGCGCGCACTGCACGAGGCCGTCACCGCGGCCGGCGGGCTGGAGGACGTGGCGGCCATCGCCGTCGGCGCCCAGCAGCACGGCATGGTCACCCTCGACGAGGCCGGCGACGTCGTCCGGCCCGCCCTGCTCTGGAACGACACCCGCTCGGCCCCGCAGGCGCGCCGACTCACCGACGAGCTCGGCGGCCCACAAGCCTGGGCGGACGGTGTGGGCTCGGTGCCCGTGGCCTCGTTCACCGTGACCAAGCTCGCCTGGGTGGCCGAGCACGAGCCGGACGCCGCGGCGCGCGTCGCCGGGGTCTGTCTGCCTCACGACTGGCTCACCTGGAAGCTCGCCGGTGCCACCGGCCTGGACGCGTTGACCACCGACCGTGGCGATGCCTCCGGCACCGGGTACTACTCACCCGCCAAGTCGGCCTACCGCCGCGACATCCTCACCGCCGCACTCGGCCACGATGCCACCCTGCCTCGGGTACTCGGCCCCACCGATCTCGCGGGAACCTCTGCAGCCCAACCGATCTCGACCGGCGCCCTGCTCGGCCCCGGCACCGGCGACAACATGGCGGCAGCTCTCGGCGTCGGCGCCGAACCGGGCGACGTGATCGTCTCGATCGGCACCTCCGGAGTGGTCTCGGCGGTGGCCTCGGTACCCGCCGCCGACCCCAGCGGCGCCGTGGCCGGCTTCGCCGACGCCACCGGGCGTTACCTGCCCCTGGTCTGCACTCTGAACGCCGCCCGCGTCCTGGACGCGACCGCCCGCCTGCTCGGCGTCGACCTGGCCACGCTGTCCGACCTGGCCCTGCAGGCGCCGCCCGGCTCGGGCGGGCTGGTGCTGGTGCCCTACCTCGAGGGCGAACGCACCCCGAACCGGCCGGACGCCACCGGAGCCATCCACGGCCTGCGTCTCGAGACCGCCACCCCGGCCCACATCGCCCGCGCCGCCGTGGAGGGCCTGCTCTGCGGACTGGCCGACGGCTTGGACGCCCTACGCGCCCAGGGCGCCACGATTCAGCGGGTGTTGTTGGTCGGCGGAGGCGCTCGCTCGGCCGCGTTACGCGCGATCGCGCCGTCCGTGATGGGGCACCCGGTCGTCGTCCCGCCGCCCGGCGAGTACGTCGCGGACGGCGCTGCCCGCCAGGCCGCGTGGGTGCTGGCCACTGCGGCAGGTCAGGCAGGCGACCCGCCGTCCTGGCAGGTCGCCGGCACGCAGACCTTCGAGGGGACGCCGACGCCCGCCGTTCGCGAACGCTACGCCGAGGTGCGCGACATGACGGCGGTTCAGCCGGCGCGCTGA
- a CDS encoding molybdenum cofactor biosynthesis protein MoaE encodes MVLAEISDCPLDVRAHEAAVTDVRAGAIVTFSGEVRDHDGGRAVVGIEYEGHPNSAAVLAEILADVVPQTEVEAVAVTHRIGELAVGEKAIVVAVSAAHRHEAFVACSRIVDEVKHRLPIWKRQQFADGTEEWVACP; translated from the coding sequence GTGGTGCTGGCCGAGATCAGCGATTGCCCGCTGGACGTGCGGGCGCACGAGGCGGCCGTGACCGACGTCCGAGCCGGGGCGATCGTCACCTTCAGCGGTGAGGTGCGTGACCACGACGGCGGGCGTGCCGTGGTGGGTATCGAGTACGAGGGGCACCCGAACTCGGCGGCCGTCTTGGCCGAGATCCTGGCCGACGTGGTGCCGCAGACCGAGGTGGAGGCGGTGGCGGTGACCCACCGCATCGGCGAGTTGGCCGTGGGCGAGAAGGCGATCGTGGTCGCGGTGAGTGCGGCCCATCGTCACGAGGCGTTCGTTGCCTGCTCGCGCATCGTCGACGAGGTCAAGCACCGACTGCCGATCTGGAAGCGTCAGCAGTTCGCCGATGGCACCGAGGAATGGGTCGCCTGCCCCTGA